The following proteins are encoded in a genomic region of Channa argus isolate prfri chromosome 3, Channa argus male v1.0, whole genome shotgun sequence:
- the dand5 gene encoding DAN domain family member 5 — MAFLISVVFLSSWTAVTFTFPRNTFDNILERSRIEFESSGSGPVGPLHGIVKVVQRDHHTLAQSGFFRRGLTPRRASSFSSRSPFPSFLSQGRPGPALTPKSPLQHPHPKSPTEIEFKKRQALHMWQRAIGKGDKMTMSLPVHLKDTKQTCTAVPFIQRVTADGCETVNVHNKLCFGQCSSLFVPSEAEFAGFGTPTGALHHWAPCSHCAPSKAHTVALPLRCVGEIRERRTMVVEECKCETGREERSTEVAALAHL, encoded by the exons ATGGCTTTTCTCATCAGCGTTGTCTTTTTGTCAAGTTGGACAGCTGTAACCTTTACATTTCCTCGCAATACTTTTGACAACATTTTGGAACGGTCAAGGATTGAATTTGAATCATCTGGCAGTGGACCAGTTGGTCCTCTCCATGGAATAGTCAAGGTTGTACAGCGGGACCATCATACTCTGGCCCAGTCAGGTTTCTTTAGAAGGGGACTGACCCCAAGAAGAGCCTCCTCCTTCAGCTCCAGATCACCCTTCCCCTCCTTTCTTTCTCAGGGACGTCCAGGTCCAGCCCTGACCCCCAAGAGTCCACTGCAGCATCCGCACCCTAAAAGCCCCACTGagattgaatttaaaaagagaCAGGCTCTGCATATGTGGCAGAGAGCGATAGGGAAAGGTGATAAGATGACCATGTCCCTGCCAGTCCACCTGAAGGACACCAAACAGACATGCACTGCGGTGCCTTTCATTCAG CGTGTGACTGCAGATGGATGCGAAACAGTGAATGTGCACAACAAGCTGTGTTTTGGCCAGTGCAGCTCCCTGTTTGTCCCGTCCGAAGCGGAGTTTGCTGGGTTTGGTACTCCGACAGGGGCCCTTCACCACTGGGCCCCCTGCTCACACTGCGCCCCATCCAAAGCTCACACTGTTGCTCTGCCTCTGCGTTGTGTAGGAGAGATCAGAGAAAGGCGAACAATGGTGGTAGAGGAGTGCAAGTGTGAGACCGGTCGTGAGGAAAGGAGCACTGAGGTTGCAGCTCTAGCACATCTGTGa
- the LOC137124247 gene encoding tetraspanin-1-like, whose amino-acid sequence MCCSGFLKIMMFIFNSGIFLAGAAILGVGVWVKVDSRSLLGLLENVDNAPSGLSQLTNVSYLLIAVGAVLLVIGFVGCCGAVRESRCMLLTFFSIVLIIFLIEVAGAVVLLVFQGLADQLLASLENEVRASIQKDYGQSESLTSLWNATMEEFKCCGYRNYTDFDNSPFYIQHGENAYPYMCCNATITPGICDASKASNSMIDGCFDKLLQLIEDNAVIVAAVALGIAALEIAAMVVSMVLYKQVGNKA is encoded by the exons ATGTGTTGCTCCGGCTTTCTCAAAATAATGATGTTCATCTTCAATAGCGGCATCTTT CTGGCAGGTGCAGCCATCCTGGGTGTGGGGGTGTGGGTGAAGGTGGACAGTCGATCCCTTCTGGGTTTACTGGAGAATGTGGACAACGCTCCATCTGGGTTGTCCCAGCTGACCAACGTCAGCTACCTGCTCATAGCAGTGGGTGCTGTGCTGCTGGTCATTGGCTTCGTGGGCTGCTGCGGAGCCGTCAGAGAAAGCAGGTGCATGCTGCTAACG TTCTTTAGCATTGTGCTGATTATCTTCCTCATCGAGGTTGCAGGAGCTGTGGTACTGCTCGTCTTCCAGGGTTTG GCTGATCAGCTTCTTGCGAGTCTGGAGAATGAAGTGAGAGCAAGCATTCAAAAGGATTACGGACAATCTGAAAGTTTGACCTCTCTCTGGAATGCCACCATGGAGGAG TTTAAATGCTGTGGATACAGAAACTACACAGACTTTGACAACTCCCCTTTCTACATTCAACATGGAGAGAATGCATATCCATACATGTGTTGCAATGCAACCATAACCCCGGGTATATGTGATGCAAGCAAAGCAAGTAATTCG ATGATTGACGGCTGCTTTGacaagctgctgcagctgatagAGGACAATGCTGTGATCGTCGCAGCCGTGGCTCTCGGAATCGCTGCCCTGGAG ATTGCTGCTATGGTGGTTTCAATGGTTCTGTATAAGCAAGTTGGCAACAAGGCATGA
- the rab3da gene encoding RAB3D, member RAS oncogene family, a gives MASARDPGPGLEKRDASDQNFDYMFKLLIIGNSSVGKTSFLFRYADNSFTSAFVSTVGIDFKVKTIYRNDKRVKLQIWDTAGQERYRTITTAYYRGAMGFLLMYDITSQESFCAVQDWATQIKTYSWDNAQVVLVGNKLDLEEDRQVPTEDAQRLATELGFQFFEASAKDNINVKQVFENLVDVIFEKMNESVNGDAGSLASHKGDGLKDTPRSTQGSCAC, from the exons ATGGCATCAGCCAGAGATCCAGGACCAGGCCTGGAGAAGAGAGATGCATCGGACCAGAACTTTGACTACATGTTCAAGCTGCTGATCATTGGTAACAGCAGTGTGGGAAAAACATCCTTCCTGTTTCGCTATGCTGATAATTCCTTCACTTCAGCTTTTGTCAGCACAGTGGGCATCGACTTTAAGGTCAAGACCATCTACAGGAACGACAAGAGGGTCAAACTGCAGATCTGG gACACAGCTGGGCAAGAACGCTACCGGACCATCACCACAGCTTACTACAGAGGAGCCATGGGATTCCTGCTCATGTACGATATCACAAGTCAGGAGTCGTTCTGCGCTGTTCAGGACTG GGCTACTCAGATCAAGACTTACTCATGGGACAATGCTCAGGTGGTGCTGGTAGGCAACAAGCTGGACTTGGAAGAAGACAGACAGGTTCCCACTGAGGATGCTCAAAGACTGGCTACAGAGCTAG GCTTCCAGTTCTTTGAGGCCAGTGCCAAGGACAACATTAACGTGAAGCAGGTCTTTGAAAATCTGGTGGATGTCATCTTTGAGAAGATGAACGAAAGTGTCAACGGTGATGCCGGTTCTCTAGCCAGTCACAAGGGAGATGGTCTGAAGGACACGCCCCGCAGCACCCAGGGCAGCTGCGCATGCTGA